One window of Paenibacillus sp. FSL K6-3182 genomic DNA carries:
- a CDS encoding S-layer homology domain-containing protein: MKNIRKGLLLGLAFVVMVSWGSTLHASEAYAASAFPANQPIESIYEDATKIEFDELDDGVSGAIPIGFSFDFYGTKNEQVYANTNGLLMFNNPTYDYGIPESLEELPLASPNHYITAFFADLSLELDSTVLYKTIGEAPNRKFVLQYTNMRFCCNSNMNPFGTFQVILYESTNVIQLQYPNLMAIHLPYDAERLANEPFGSEALIGIQESEIGDYVTYSLREKSLSEKQAIQFIPDDQGSYTMIDHAQYEPILLNNELFPGYTQLIGPADGTFAPLSPTFQWETAANAVSYEFIYSTDSEFNNWDSITNIEENNLDMKEFEIELEDGATYYWKVAAKNDEGYKTYSNTYRFVASSIEPATVETDLEVSQINSMSAVAGGTVISDGGGEVTERGIVYSTHPNPTVIDGKSAAELDGTEAFSVHLTGLQSATIYYARAYVINEIGVSYGNEVDFRTLSSSASLKTLTLSKVTLDQTVSENVYAYTGNVPYSLSSITISATVSDSTYGTVTASVYNSANVLVAGPISLANGETSSELPLNVGSNRIELFVIAQDGTGTKYTATITRAAQDNGNNGGGSNNSSEPIISTNGSLTLPIGRAGEVRLDNELVITIPASASSKELKLTIEKVLNSQNLLNKHEILASSIYEVLKNFPENFNKPVTLTFAFDSAKLNSNQTVAIFYFDEVKKEWVKVNGGKINGSHIAVEVDHFTKYAVLVVDQATGLPVTDSSNFSDTTGHWAEAQIKQAVSKGIVTGYSDGTFKPNATVTRAEFAVMLMNALKPADNDTTLSFTDPIAEWAQKAIAQASEAKIVNGYEDGSFRPAASISRSELAVMMARAAKADTTAATVTNFADDSQIPAWAKGSVAAVKELGIISGRSGNLFVPNDTATRAEAVTIIINLLQLKK; encoded by the coding sequence GTGAAGAACATACGTAAAGGTTTATTGCTAGGTTTAGCTTTTGTGGTTATGGTAAGCTGGGGGTCTACCCTACATGCTTCAGAAGCTTACGCTGCTAGTGCATTTCCAGCAAATCAGCCTATTGAGTCCATTTATGAGGATGCAACCAAAATAGAGTTTGATGAATTGGATGATGGTGTGTCCGGTGCTATTCCAATTGGATTTTCGTTTGATTTCTACGGGACAAAAAATGAACAGGTTTATGCTAATACCAACGGCCTGCTCATGTTCAACAATCCTACCTATGATTACGGGATACCTGAAAGCTTAGAAGAACTGCCTTTAGCGAGTCCAAATCATTATATTACAGCTTTTTTTGCTGATCTTTCGCTAGAGCTGGATAGTACAGTCCTCTACAAAACGATTGGAGAAGCTCCAAATCGGAAATTTGTATTACAATATACGAATATGCGCTTTTGTTGCAACTCTAATATGAACCCCTTCGGAACCTTCCAAGTCATCTTATATGAATCTACTAATGTTATTCAACTGCAATACCCTAATCTTATGGCCATCCACTTACCATATGATGCAGAACGTTTAGCTAATGAACCATTTGGCTCTGAAGCCCTAATCGGAATACAAGAAAGTGAAATAGGCGACTATGTAACGTATTCTCTGAGAGAGAAGAGCTTATCCGAGAAGCAAGCCATTCAATTTATTCCGGATGATCAAGGCAGCTATACAATGATTGATCACGCTCAGTATGAGCCGATTTTATTGAATAATGAACTGTTTCCGGGTTATACCCAGCTCATAGGTCCAGCAGATGGTACATTCGCTCCCCTATCTCCAACTTTCCAGTGGGAGACTGCTGCCAATGCCGTTTCTTATGAATTTATTTATTCAACTGATTCGGAATTTAATAATTGGGACAGTATCACCAATATCGAAGAAAATAACTTAGATATGAAGGAATTCGAAATAGAGTTAGAAGATGGAGCAACCTACTATTGGAAAGTTGCAGCTAAGAATGACGAGGGTTATAAAACTTACTCCAATACTTACCGTTTTGTAGCTTCCTCTATTGAGCCTGCAACTGTTGAAACAGACCTAGAGGTGAGTCAAATTAACTCTATGTCGGCTGTCGCAGGAGGAACAGTAATTTCAGATGGTGGCGGCGAGGTTACAGAACGGGGAATCGTATACTCCACTCATCCGAATCCTACTGTAATAGATGGAAAATCCGCAGCTGAATTAGATGGGACAGAAGCCTTTTCTGTTCATCTCACAGGACTTCAATCCGCTACAATCTATTATGCACGTGCATATGTGATAAATGAAATTGGAGTAAGCTATGGTAATGAGGTTGATTTTAGAACATTGAGCTCTAGTGCAAGCTTAAAAACATTAACCTTAAGCAAGGTAACATTAGATCAAACGGTAAGCGAAAATGTATATGCCTATACGGGCAATGTACCTTACTCTTTGTCCAGCATTACGATATCGGCGACGGTTAGTGATTCAACGTATGGCACTGTAACAGCAAGTGTTTACAATAGTGCCAATGTACTTGTAGCAGGCCCGATTAGCTTAGCGAATGGTGAAACAAGCAGTGAGCTTCCCCTTAACGTAGGCAGCAATCGGATTGAACTATTCGTCATTGCTCAGGACGGCACTGGAACTAAATATACAGCAACGATAACAAGAGCTGCTCAAGACAATGGGAATAACGGCGGTGGCTCAAACAACAGCTCTGAACCAATCATCTCTACGAATGGGAGCCTAACGCTTCCTATTGGAAGAGCCGGCGAGGTTAGATTGGACAATGAGCTCGTTATAACCATTCCAGCCAGTGCTAGTAGCAAGGAGCTAAAATTAACAATTGAGAAAGTATTAAATTCTCAAAATCTGCTTAACAAACATGAGATTCTCGCAAGCTCGATCTATGAGGTTCTAAAAAACTTTCCTGAAAACTTTAATAAACCCGTTACTTTGACGTTTGCATTCGATTCAGCCAAACTGAACAGTAATCAAACGGTCGCAATCTTCTACTTTGATGAAGTGAAGAAGGAATGGGTGAAGGTTAATGGCGGCAAAATTAACGGCAGCCATATTGCTGTAGAGGTCGATCACTTTACGAAGTATGCTGTACTCGTTGTAGACCAAGCAACGGGATTGCCAGTAACAGACTCGTCCAACTTTAGTGATACTACAGGACATTGGGCGGAAGCTCAGATTAAACAAGCGGTAAGCAAAGGGATCGTCACAGGTTATAGCGATGGAACGTTTAAGCCAAATGCTACAGTAACACGCGCTGAATTTGCAGTTATGCTGATGAATGCGCTAAAACCTGCCGACAACGATACTACGCTGAGTTTCACAGATCCTATTGCAGAATGGGCTCAGAAGGCCATTGCGCAAGCATCCGAAGCGAAGATCGTAAATGGCTATGAAGATGGAAGCTTCCGTCCAGCAGCGAGCATATCTCGGTCAGAATTAGCGGTTATGATGGCTAGAGCTGCTAAAGCAGATACAACAGCTGCTACAGTGACAAATTTTGCTGATGATAGCCAAATTCCAGCATGGGCAAAAGGTTCAGTAGCCGCAGTGAAGGAATTGGGAATCATAAGCGGACGCAGCGGCAACCTATTTGTACCTAATGATACGGCAACAAGAGCCGAAGCAGTAACGATCATTATCAATTTGCTTCAATTAAAGAAATAA
- a CDS encoding RidA family protein: MSLNNHVIKRSNPENIAKPVGSYSHVTKISRNAEMYVFSGQIGIDKNDTIPADFNQQVTNTMSNIVEILASQGLSPDHVIKINIWATEEIDWDHFYGIWDQVFGATPPSMTIAYIKGLGLPELKIELDVWAAG; this comes from the coding sequence ATGAGCTTAAATAATCATGTCATCAAAAGATCTAATCCAGAAAACATAGCGAAGCCGGTTGGAAGCTATAGTCATGTAACCAAAATAAGCAGAAACGCTGAGATGTACGTGTTTTCTGGTCAGATTGGCATAGATAAGAACGATACGATCCCTGCAGATTTTAATCAGCAGGTAACCAATACAATGAGCAATATTGTTGAAATTCTAGCTTCGCAAGGATTGTCTCCTGATCATGTCATTAAAATCAACATTTGGGCGACGGAAGAGATAGATTGGGATCATTTTTATGGCATTTGGGATCAAGTATTCGGTGCCACGCCTCCCTCGATGACGATTGCGTATATTAAAGGATTGGGGTTGCCCGAGTTAAAAATTGAATTAGATGTTTGGGCTGCTGGTTAA
- a CDS encoding sigma-70 family RNA polymerase sigma factor — MLQYIEDAKQGDRQAFESIVRHYTAMANAVAYEKLHDFQLAQDAVQEAFTEAFLHLNKLRVGEGFPGWFKAIVIRQCYRITRRKHHPMVPYEEVAQSAEAQVSVSDIIEKRELQQSVHDSIALLTPNMRIAVQLFYIQGYSLQEISSFVGTSVPILKKRLFDARRKLKGALPVADLISVYNHLYVGGKGVLHIVNGDSVAEKLRQGIVQGEILVWREVYPHGPVFLDSATLDNRSRRSQYLEQTMGIPRSEFVQGSEAQEKVLADFHKYEEIVLWFEHDLFDQTMLCYLLHWFSEQPLLKTKLSLLCIGEYPGIELFRGLGQLSREQMETLSGTWKSIGAEELELGRAFWQAYTSQNPQQLQRLLSQDTSVLPFTQEAFQFHLSRFPSIQNGLGIAEQTTLAMIQNGINGPYELFQHVGNKLNALGMGDLQYWHILKEMSRDPYSLIQIDGLQTIPSYLDSSISFRDCIVTLTEFGKKVLDGKEDWIANKGIDEWYGGVHLQGYFPRWRWNTIEQKIIEIGAET, encoded by the coding sequence ATGCTTCAGTATATTGAAGACGCAAAACAAGGGGATCGGCAAGCTTTTGAATCTATTGTCCGGCACTATACGGCAATGGCAAACGCGGTTGCGTACGAGAAGCTGCACGATTTTCAACTAGCGCAAGATGCAGTGCAAGAAGCATTCACTGAAGCCTTTCTGCATTTAAATAAACTGCGAGTAGGAGAAGGATTTCCGGGATGGTTCAAAGCTATTGTGATACGGCAATGTTATCGTATTACGCGTAGAAAGCATCATCCCATGGTGCCTTACGAGGAAGTAGCGCAATCGGCAGAGGCTCAAGTTAGTGTCTCCGATATTATTGAGAAAAGAGAGCTGCAGCAGTCCGTTCATGATTCTATAGCTTTATTAACACCGAATATGAGAATTGCGGTTCAATTGTTTTATATTCAAGGGTATTCTCTTCAAGAAATTTCGAGCTTTGTGGGCACTTCGGTTCCGATATTAAAGAAGCGGCTCTTTGATGCTCGTCGTAAATTGAAGGGTGCTCTGCCAGTAGCCGATTTGATCTCTGTATATAATCATTTGTATGTAGGAGGAAAAGGTGTGCTTCATATTGTAAACGGAGATTCAGTAGCAGAGAAGCTGCGGCAAGGCATTGTGCAGGGCGAGATTTTAGTATGGCGGGAAGTGTACCCTCATGGTCCTGTGTTTTTAGATTCTGCTACATTAGACAATCGTTCTAGACGATCACAATATTTGGAACAAACAATGGGAATCCCTCGCTCTGAGTTTGTTCAGGGTAGTGAAGCGCAGGAGAAAGTGTTGGCTGATTTTCATAAATATGAGGAAATTGTGTTGTGGTTTGAGCATGATTTGTTCGATCAGACGATGCTGTGCTATTTGCTCCATTGGTTCTCAGAGCAGCCTTTGCTGAAAACAAAGCTGAGCTTATTGTGCATCGGGGAATATCCGGGAATTGAACTGTTTCGCGGGTTGGGACAGCTTTCTCGGGAGCAAATGGAGACGTTATCGGGAACTTGGAAATCGATTGGGGCAGAAGAGCTGGAATTAGGCCGAGCGTTTTGGCAAGCCTATACGTCACAGAATCCACAACAGCTGCAGAGATTGTTAAGTCAAGATACATCCGTGCTGCCGTTTACGCAAGAAGCATTCCAATTTCATTTATCGCGTTTCCCATCTATACAAAATGGTCTCGGCATCGCAGAGCAGACAACACTTGCGATGATCCAGAATGGAATAAATGGTCCATATGAATTATTTCAGCATGTCGGAAACAAACTCAACGCCTTGGGTATGGGTGATCTGCAATACTGGCATATTTTAAAGGAAATGTCTCGAGATCCGTATTCATTAATACAAATCGACGGATTACAGACGATCCCGTCTTATCTTGATTCATCGATATCATTCCGCGATTGTATCGTTACGTTAACCGAATTCGGAAAAAAGGTATTGGATGGAAAAGAGGACTGGATCGCGAATAAAGGAATAGATGAGTGGTATGGCGGAGTGCATTTGCAGGGATATTTTCCGCGGTGGCGCTGGAATACAATCGAACAAAAGATCATTGAGATAGGCGCAGAAACGTGA
- a CDS encoding glycoside hydrolase family 3 C-terminal domain-containing protein, which translates to MSTQSLGVPLEGFAEFSRTVAAEGAVLLKNEGQVLPLRDGENVAVFGRTQVNYYRSGTGSGGSVHVSYTTNLLDGLRGKKNLTVNEELAAVYEKWIEQNPFDNGGGGWAAEPWHQKEMPLTDELVSGARAKSSKAIIVIGRTAGEDQDNADAPGSYQLTSDEKAMLKQVTAYFEQTIVVLNVSNIIDMSWMNDESYVHPISSAIYSWQGGMEGGNAIADVLAGEVTPSGKLTDTIAYSIDDYPSTRNYGNEFKNFYQEDIYVGYRYFETFCPEKVQYEFGYGISYTSFKVNSEQAKLTTKDGKKYVEIDVTVTNSGADYAGKEVVQVYYEAPQGKLGQPAKALAAFGKTKLLQAGESERLTVSFPVDTMASYDDAGVTGHASAYVLEEGTYRFYVGTSVKNLIAISVQGQDGYVVEALQVVEQLQEALAPIEGFSRMKPGARKEDGSYELITEEVPTRSVSLAERIEKNLPATLKQTGNKGFKLRDVYEQKVGMEAFIAQLSDQDLAAIVRGEGMSSPLVTPGTASAFGGVSDSLFNYGIPVACTADGPSGIRMDSGQKATQVAIGTLLAATWNAELVEELYVMEGQELLSNNVDALLGPGLNIRRSPLNGRNFEYFSEDPLISGVFAAACTRGIMKGGSNATLKHFACNNQEKHRSKVDAIVSERALREIYLKGFEIAVKEGGANSIMTSYNPINGHWAASNYDMNTTVLRGEWGFKGIVMTDWWAIMNDVVNGGTADRKYTNWMVRAQNDLYMVVPNYGAEINGWDDNTIESLENGTLTRGELQRSAMNICEFIMHAPVFSRKQVIEEKVDTFKANASLSPEQAQALSENAQVKPASAGSSFMKVDQAGQYRIIVSIMSPEPELAQSACNVTLNDQLMTTIQTNGTEGKWIKQKLVKVELEAGFYELKLEFIKPGLQIEWIEFKKV; encoded by the coding sequence ATGAGTACACAGAGTTTGGGAGTTCCATTAGAAGGTTTTGCTGAATTTAGTCGAACCGTAGCTGCAGAAGGCGCGGTACTGTTAAAAAATGAAGGACAAGTGCTTCCGCTTCGAGACGGCGAAAACGTTGCTGTTTTTGGCAGAACCCAAGTGAATTACTACCGCAGCGGTACAGGGTCAGGCGGGAGCGTCCATGTTTCTTATACAACGAATTTATTAGACGGTCTTCGCGGTAAAAAGAACCTGACCGTAAATGAAGAGCTTGCGGCTGTCTATGAAAAGTGGATTGAACAAAACCCATTCGATAATGGCGGCGGCGGCTGGGCTGCTGAGCCATGGCACCAGAAGGAAATGCCTTTAACTGATGAACTAGTGTCGGGCGCAAGAGCTAAATCGAGCAAGGCGATCATTGTGATCGGACGTACAGCGGGAGAAGATCAGGATAATGCCGATGCACCGGGAAGCTATCAGCTGACCTCGGACGAAAAAGCAATGCTGAAGCAGGTAACAGCCTACTTTGAGCAAACTATCGTGGTGCTGAATGTATCGAACATTATTGATATGAGCTGGATGAACGATGAAAGTTATGTCCACCCCATTTCAAGTGCAATCTACTCTTGGCAGGGCGGCATGGAAGGCGGTAACGCCATTGCCGATGTTCTGGCCGGAGAAGTGACTCCGAGCGGTAAATTGACGGATACCATTGCTTATTCCATCGATGATTATCCATCTACTCGAAACTACGGCAATGAATTTAAAAACTTTTATCAAGAGGATATCTATGTAGGCTATCGTTATTTTGAAACATTTTGCCCAGAGAAGGTTCAATATGAATTTGGATACGGGATTTCGTATACCTCCTTTAAAGTTAATTCTGAGCAAGCTAAACTGACCACTAAAGATGGGAAGAAATACGTTGAAATTGACGTAACGGTTACCAATTCAGGAGCTGACTATGCGGGTAAAGAGGTCGTGCAGGTTTATTATGAAGCACCGCAAGGGAAATTGGGACAACCGGCTAAAGCTTTGGCTGCATTCGGCAAAACCAAATTGCTTCAAGCAGGTGAATCAGAGCGCCTTACAGTGAGTTTTCCTGTAGATACAATGGCATCTTATGATGATGCTGGTGTGACAGGGCATGCTTCCGCTTATGTTTTGGAAGAGGGAACGTATCGCTTTTATGTAGGAACAAGCGTTAAAAACCTTATTGCAATAAGTGTACAAGGCCAAGACGGTTACGTTGTGGAAGCTCTTCAAGTCGTAGAGCAGCTGCAAGAGGCACTGGCACCAATAGAGGGCTTTAGCAGAATGAAGCCGGGCGCTCGGAAGGAAGACGGTTCATATGAGCTGATTACGGAAGAAGTACCCACTCGCAGCGTTTCCTTAGCAGAACGAATTGAGAAGAATCTTCCTGCAACACTTAAGCAAACTGGAAACAAAGGATTTAAATTAAGAGATGTTTATGAGCAGAAGGTTGGCATGGAAGCTTTTATCGCTCAGCTTAGCGATCAAGATTTGGCTGCCATTGTCAGAGGAGAGGGCATGAGCAGCCCGCTTGTTACACCGGGTACAGCTTCGGCTTTCGGCGGAGTAAGCGACAGCTTATTTAATTACGGAATTCCGGTTGCTTGTACAGCAGATGGCCCGTCAGGTATTCGCATGGATAGTGGCCAGAAAGCGACCCAGGTTGCTATTGGTACTTTACTTGCGGCAACTTGGAATGCAGAGCTGGTCGAAGAGCTCTACGTTATGGAAGGGCAAGAATTATTAAGCAACAACGTGGATGCTCTGCTTGGGCCTGGCCTCAATATTCGCCGCAGCCCGCTGAATGGCCGCAACTTTGAATATTTTTCAGAAGATCCGCTCATTTCCGGCGTATTTGCAGCAGCATGTACTCGAGGAATTATGAAAGGCGGCTCTAATGCTACGCTGAAGCATTTTGCCTGCAACAACCAAGAAAAGCATCGCAGTAAAGTAGACGCTATCGTTTCAGAGCGCGCGCTTCGTGAAATTTATTTGAAAGGCTTTGAAATTGCGGTAAAAGAGGGCGGCGCGAATTCGATTATGACCTCCTATAATCCAATTAACGGACATTGGGCGGCTTCTAATTATGATATGAACACTACTGTGCTTCGCGGCGAATGGGGCTTTAAAGGTATTGTCATGACAGACTGGTGGGCCATCATGAACGATGTCGTCAATGGAGGAACAGCGGATCGTAAATATACGAACTGGATGGTTCGTGCACAAAATGATCTGTATATGGTTGTTCCTAACTATGGCGCGGAAATCAATGGCTGGGATGACAATACGATTGAATCGCTGGAGAATGGAACGTTAACAAGGGGGGAGCTTCAACGCTCTGCGATGAACATTTGTGAGTTCATTATGCATGCTCCGGTATTCTCGAGAAAACAAGTCATTGAAGAGAAGGTCGATACATTCAAAGCGAATGCATCTCTATCTCCGGAGCAAGCGCAAGCACTTTCCGAGAATGCACAAGTTAAACCAGCGTCAGCAGGATCAAGCTTTATGAAAGTGGATCAAGCTGGCCAATACCGGATTATTGTCAGCATTATGTCTCCTGAGCCTGAACTGGCTCAAAGTGCTTGCAACGTGACACTGAACGATCAATTGATGACGACCATTCAGACGAATGGGACGGAAGGCAAATGGATCAAGCAGAAGCTTGTGAAAGTCGAGCTGGAAGCAGGTTTTTATGAACTGAAGCTAGAATTCATCAAACCAGGCTTGCAAATTGAATGGATCGAATTTAAAAAAGTGTAA
- a CDS encoding 3-hydroxyacyl-CoA dehydrogenase — protein MNYRNITVAGSGVLGSQIAYQTAFKGFNVSVYDINDEALERAKERIVNLKPRYQEDLGATSEEVNAAYDRISFSSDLSQAVAGADLVIEAIPEVVQMKIDFYKKLGEAAPAKTIFATNSSTLLPSQFAHATARPEKFLALHFANEIWKNNTAEIMRHPGTDMKVFDEVIAFAKAIGMVALPLHKEQPGYILNSLLVPLLEAAQLLLVKEVADVETIDKTWMVATGAPLGPFAILDVVGINTAYNIGIAKAQATGDQNFEKVATLLKSEYVDKGKLGRATGEGFYKYPNPNFIKPDFLKS, from the coding sequence ATGAACTACAGGAATATCACCGTTGCCGGCAGCGGCGTATTAGGAAGCCAAATCGCATACCAAACGGCTTTCAAAGGATTTAATGTATCTGTATATGACATTAACGATGAGGCTCTAGAACGTGCCAAAGAAAGAATTGTAAATTTGAAGCCGCGGTATCAAGAGGATCTTGGGGCTACGAGTGAAGAGGTAAATGCAGCTTATGATCGTATCTCGTTCAGCTCTGATTTATCACAAGCTGTTGCAGGTGCTGATCTTGTCATTGAAGCCATTCCTGAGGTCGTACAAATGAAAATTGATTTCTACAAGAAGTTGGGAGAGGCTGCTCCTGCCAAAACGATTTTTGCAACAAACTCTTCAACTTTATTGCCAAGCCAATTTGCGCATGCAACAGCACGTCCGGAAAAATTTCTAGCGCTACATTTTGCAAATGAGATTTGGAAAAACAATACGGCGGAAATCATGAGGCATCCGGGAACAGATATGAAGGTATTCGATGAAGTTATTGCGTTTGCGAAAGCCATCGGAATGGTTGCTTTGCCTTTACATAAAGAACAGCCAGGTTATATTTTGAATTCTTTATTAGTTCCTCTATTGGAAGCTGCGCAGCTGCTCTTAGTCAAAGAAGTTGCTGATGTAGAAACGATTGATAAAACATGGATGGTAGCAACAGGAGCACCACTAGGCCCGTTTGCCATCTTGGACGTTGTAGGCATCAATACCGCTTACAATATCGGAATTGCAAAAGCGCAGGCTACAGGTGATCAAAATTTTGAGAAAGTGGCTACGCTATTGAAGTCAGAGTACGTAGATAAAGGAAAGCTTGGAAGAGCTACCGGAGAAGGATTTTATAAATACCCGAATCCTAATTTCATTAAACCGGATTTTTTGAAAAGTTAG
- the helD gene encoding RNA polymerase recycling motor HelD, with the protein MNAKDWQQEQERLDMVTKQLQASIAELEPEVDQLRDQAADIRKRFWEEVTVDTSTDEDFEETFLTIKQQSAVLSERERSHQQLKRQWKSMNRLLPSPYFGRIDFHEDGLESKEQVYIGVSSFVDADGMSFLVYDWRTPIASVYYDYSPGAVAFETPGGHVAGKMELKRQYQIRGGQIQNLFDSSLTIGDELLQQVLGKGADAQMKSIVATIQKEQNEIIRNDNSRMLIVQGAAGSGKTSAALQRVAYLLYKHRERLKADQIVLFSPNPMFNSYVSTVLPELGEENMQQTTFQEYLEYWLGRTFRLEDPFDQLEYVLTEESDPGYTARMKGIQYKSSEVFLQALQHYALWLGQKGMRFQSIQFRDRELITAEQMKSQFYSYDPSIRLVNRVVLLQEWILRELAMLERKERDESWVEEELNYLDNDQYAAAYQFLRKDKGIFEFAEQYVEAYNIMNNKHQQEDDVFDFAQQEEELLRRMVVKENFKPLRQSVRRLLFIDMVGIYDQLFSDNKAYQEMTNEIVVPSDWTEICKQTKEKLGKLELFYEDATPYLYLKELIEGIRTNTEVRHVFVDEGQDYSMFQYEFLKKLFPRAQMTVLGDFGQAIFTQATNLHEMDSPLIRLYGEAETKRFFLVRSYRSTRETVEFTRMLLPYGEAIVPFERGGKKPLLIKADSSEQRVERIAADLAALQAEGFDSIAVITKTATESCDAYEALTDVGCQALRLITKKTPTFENGVHVIPAYLAKGVEFDAVLIYDASSQTYQRESERKLFYTACTRAMHQLILYTTGDWTPYIQAVDSSLYDLEQ; encoded by the coding sequence ATGAATGCAAAAGATTGGCAGCAAGAGCAGGAACGGTTGGATATGGTTACGAAACAGCTGCAAGCAAGTATCGCTGAGCTAGAGCCCGAAGTGGATCAGCTTCGCGATCAGGCGGCGGACATTCGCAAACGATTTTGGGAAGAGGTTACGGTCGATACGAGCACAGACGAAGATTTTGAAGAGACCTTCTTAACGATTAAGCAGCAGTCTGCGGTGTTGTCCGAACGGGAACGAAGCCACCAGCAGCTGAAGAGGCAGTGGAAGAGTATGAACCGCTTGCTGCCTTCTCCCTATTTTGGGCGTATCGACTTTCATGAGGATGGTCTTGAATCCAAGGAGCAAGTTTATATCGGCGTATCGTCCTTCGTCGATGCGGATGGTATGAGCTTCCTAGTGTATGACTGGCGTACACCTATAGCGAGTGTATACTACGACTATTCGCCAGGGGCGGTCGCCTTTGAAACACCAGGTGGGCATGTCGCTGGGAAAATGGAACTGAAAAGACAATACCAGATTCGGGGCGGGCAGATTCAGAATTTGTTCGATTCGAGCTTAACTATAGGCGACGAACTGCTTCAGCAGGTGCTTGGCAAAGGCGCAGATGCACAGATGAAAAGTATTGTTGCAACCATTCAAAAGGAGCAAAATGAGATTATTCGCAATGATAATAGCCGAATGCTCATTGTGCAAGGAGCTGCGGGCAGCGGAAAAACCTCTGCGGCACTGCAGCGTGTGGCGTACTTGCTATACAAACACCGCGAGAGGCTGAAAGCTGACCAAATCGTGCTTTTCTCGCCCAATCCGATGTTTAACAGCTATGTCTCCACCGTTCTTCCCGAGCTTGGCGAGGAAAATATGCAGCAGACGACCTTTCAGGAATATCTGGAATATTGGCTTGGGCGGACATTTCGTCTTGAGGATCCGTTCGATCAGCTCGAATATGTGTTGACGGAAGAATCCGATCCGGGATACACGGCGAGGATGAAGGGGATTCAATATAAGTCGTCGGAAGTTTTCCTTCAAGCTCTCCAACACTATGCCTTATGGCTGGGCCAGAAGGGCATGCGATTTCAGTCGATTCAGTTCCGAGATCGTGAATTAATTACCGCGGAGCAAATGAAATCGCAATTTTACAGCTACGATCCCTCCATCCGCTTGGTCAATCGTGTTGTTTTATTGCAGGAGTGGATACTGCGTGAGCTGGCCATGCTGGAGCGTAAGGAGCGGGACGAAAGCTGGGTGGAGGAGGAACTCAACTACCTCGATAATGATCAATATGCGGCAGCCTATCAGTTTTTGCGTAAAGACAAAGGGATCTTCGAGTTTGCAGAGCAATATGTCGAAGCCTATAACATCATGAACAATAAACACCAGCAAGAGGACGATGTATTTGATTTTGCCCAGCAGGAGGAAGAGCTGCTGCGCCGAATGGTTGTGAAAGAAAACTTTAAACCGCTGAGGCAAAGTGTGAGACGGTTGTTATTTATAGATATGGTTGGTATTTATGATCAGTTGTTCAGTGATAATAAAGCCTATCAGGAAATGACGAATGAAATCGTAGTGCCTAGTGATTGGACAGAAATATGCAAGCAAACGAAAGAGAAGCTGGGCAAGCTTGAATTGTTTTATGAGGATGCGACACCATACTTGTATTTAAAAGAACTCATTGAGGGCATTCGGACCAATACGGAGGTTCGGCATGTATTTGTTGATGAGGGCCAGGATTACTCGATGTTTCAGTATGAATTTCTCAAAAAACTGTTTCCTCGTGCTCAAATGACGGTGCTCGGTGATTTCGGCCAGGCGATCTTTACGCAGGCGACGAACTTGCACGAGATGGATTCGCCGCTTATAAGGCTTTATGGAGAAGCAGAAACGAAGCGCTTCTTTTTAGTTCGCAGTTATCGCTCCACCCGTGAAACTGTGGAATTTACGAGAATGTTGCTGCCATACGGGGAGGCGATCGTGCCCTTCGAAAGAGGTGGCAAAAAGCCGCTTCTTATTAAGGCGGATAGCAGTGAGCAACGAGTGGAAAGAATCGCGGCAGATCTTGCTGCCCTTCAAGCCGAAGGCTTCGACTCTATCGCCGTCATTACGAAGACAGCGACCGAGAGCTGTGATGCCTACGAAGCGTTGACAGACGTGGGCTGTCAGGCGCTTCGGCTCATAACGAAGAAGACGCCTACCTTCGAGAATGGAGTGCATGTCATTCCTGCGTATCTTGCCAAGGGAGTGGAATTCGATGCCGTATTGATCTACGATGCTTCTTCGCAGACCTATCAACGGGAGAGCGAACGCAAGCTTTTCTATACCGCATGCACACGTGCGATGCACCAGCTTATCCTCTACACGACAGGAGATTGGACGCCTTATATTCAAGCTGTTGATAGTTCCTTGTATGATTTGGAGCAATAA